The sequence below is a genomic window from Xiphophorus maculatus strain JP 163 A chromosome 10, X_maculatus-5.0-male, whole genome shotgun sequence.
TAAACCATCTGTCATTAGTAGAAATGGTGGCCAAACCTGTGAAAATAAGACCTGCATATTATCACTGTCCCAGTTATTGTTGAATATTCTTTTCAATCCAAATCAAGCCTAAATCTCAGTGTAGATACAAAGAATTGGTCTGAATGGATGAAGGTTTCTTTGCTCTATATTTAGTCACTGTCTTTATCGTCGTCATCATCCTCATGTAAGGCATCATGgctctcttcttcttcatcctcATCATGCTCTTCTTCATCCCCGCCTCCATTCACCATCTCCATCTCAATGTCCACCTCAGTGTTGTCTATTTCCACATCCTCGCCGCCTATTGGCTCCACTTCCCTGGACACCTCCACCATCTCGGTTCCTTGGACCACCTCCACTTCACCCTCACGGATCTTCTTCACGTGGAAGGTGAAAGGGGGCACCTTGTAGACGGCGGATTTAGAGCGGGCGTAAACAACGTGGTCCGGTGTGAAGGCCTTCTTCATCTTGTCACCAGATGTTTTAATCTTCTGTTTTCGCTCAGGGTTCACACTCATGCGCGTTCCAAGTTTACCCATCTTCTTTTCGATGTTGTGACGTGTCTTCTCCAGATTCtcctttgttttctgctttgtcttCTCAATATTTTCCTTCGTTCTTTGTCTGGTCTTCTCCAGGTTCTCCTTTGTCTTCTGCTTTGTCTTTTCAATGTTTTCCTTGGTTTTTTGTCTGGTCTTCTCCAGGTTCTCTTTGGTCTTTGCTCTGGTCTTATCCATCTTGTCCTTGGAGAAGACGGTCTTCAGGGTTTGCACCCGCTGCAGACTGGTGCGCTTGATGCGTTCAGCTCGGGTCTCCTCAATGGTGTCTTCAATTTCCACCCCCTCTTCATCTGAGGAAAGGTCTACATGGGGTTTGTCCTCCTTGTCACCCTCCACTGCTTCTCCAGGTTCCTCCACAGCCTCTTTGAGCTCCAGCAGACTGCCTCCTCTGCTTCCTGACACAGACTCAGAAACTTTCAAAGACTTGGAGATGCTGAGTTTTGAGGGCACTTTCACATCATCCTGTggagaaagaaacacaaagactttGATGCATACTGGACAAGATCTTGCTTCCATATAATAACCATGAGGTGATATGtgcaacataaaacatattcagTAGTTAGTGAAGAGGAtagtttttgaatttgtattagttttcactttcattgattttttaatgcatttcatatGAAGCTGTGCTGTAAAATAAACTGCTGAGAAACATCATATTTACAAACTACTTTCAAAACTACATGcatgataaaatacaaacaaatccTACAGTAGACTAAAGTTTTTAATAAGATTCATAATGTTTGTTTGCTGGTCTGAATTCAAATTCCACTAGATTGaagctgaaacagaaataattactttaaCAGTCTGCAGCCTTATTactgtagctttttattttttgtaaaatattttgtcccTAAATACATTAGTTTATACTTCTACATCCAAGTCTGTTTGCCCATTTATCTTTTCTTACTATGTAAAAATTATTCCTCAGGCTACAGTGAGGAAAAAGTGGAATCTTTGGCCTGAAGCCACGAAGGACAGTCAGAGAAAAATGAGGAGGATCATTGGAATGACAATAACTGGAGggtgttttctgctgcagctgtggagAAAGTGTGTAGCAATAAATTCAAGTTGGATTGGAAAGATGCATTTCCCCTTTGGCTCTTATTAAAAAGATAAGATGTACATAGTGTTGACATCCAGTTACACGCAGGGGCATGTGGAGAATGTTTCCCTCTGCTGCCATATACTCAGATTGCTTCTTTTTGGACCATGGACTGTGTTGGATTGTGTAAACAGCTTAATAAAGGAATAGAACTACAGTAAACCAAATCTGAACTGGAATTTTTTAATGAGGTTTACTTTAAGTGTGCTCATCTTTGTTTGTGGTGAATTTTGTAAACttgatctaaataaaaaaaaaaaagaacttaatAACACTTTTTGATTTAAACTGGGTTTGGCCTTCTTGAAGCAGACATAATTTGTCTGCTTCAAGACAAATTTTGTCTTCTGGTAGGCTAATTCCCAAGATCTGAGCTAAATGGAGGAATATGTATTTTCAGGCGACACCTCAAGCacactgtgttgtttttgtgtgacaTTATGGAAAAATTTAGAGAAGTCTGAACGGTGCATGGACCTCCACCAGTCTAGTTCATCCTTAGGTCCAATTTCCTGATACCCAAAGTTTCCACATTCATCTTTTCTAACAATTATATCCAAGTATAAGATCATGGGGATTTGTTCATGAAGGAGGCGGGTTCTGTTTACCAGAGATGAACTGGTTCTGGTGTGAAATATGTGAATCAGTCTCAGAATCAAAGAGAAGGACTTAGTGAAGATGCAGCTGAAGCTGGTAGCACAGTGCAGAGCCAGAAACCTAACCCGGTTACATCGGTTCTGCCAGGAATAATGGGTGAATACTCTAGCATTCTATTGTGGGCGTTGGGAGGGAAACCCAAAATATCTGACATAATTCAGACAGATTATAGGAAATTTGACCAAATACTGGAGAAATGGATGGAAACTATGCTTTAAagttgtgtttatgaatctCTCAATATTCAGTCagtcagcaaacagaaataatttagatCATCCTAACTGAGCTAAAACAGTAGGTAAGTCTGATTTCATGTCAAACACAGAGAAATCAAGATCTGTGTTTTTCATATAgtttgtgtaaatatcttaCTGAGCTCCTCTCCTGAAACTTCTCTCCACCATATTGCCCTCCTGCTCTCATAACCTGGATCGTAGTGAACAGGAAGGATGCTCAGAGGACCGCTGTTCCACTTGGACTCCTGAATGTCTGCATGTACAGCTTGTTATTCCTGCTGTCTTTTCCTCTGGCCCTCCACCGCCTCTTAAtggaaacggcagagaacaaaGGAGTCCCAGAGTGTGTGAGGCGGCCAGGCTAAGGTGTGGAAAACTGACATGTTTTTCTCCTGTCGTTCCTCAGAGTCTTGGAAAACCATCTGTCCAACAGGAAGATGATAGCGTCAAAGTGTTAGCTGGAAGGTATGGGAAAGAGAGCAGAGGGTGGAGACATGTCTATTGTGTTCCCTTGGAGAATGCTGATGGTTGTTTGGAGGTATTGTGCTACAGTATCTTGGGTAAACTTGACCTTGCAAGGAGGGATTTAGGCTTTCCTGAGCAGCTGTGTTAACAGGCAGGGAGGAAAGGAAAAACTGcctcattttcaaacaaaccaTGTTGGACTTCACTACAGCAGGCCCTTTGTGCTAACAGCGATCTATTATAAGGACCCAAGTGAAATCATATAATGATTGCTTTGGTActtgttaataaaatgtaacGTTTTAACGTAAAGAAATCAATGCAGCCATGTAGCACCTggtataaaaacataaaatgtgccagaacaaataaataactgttGATTGTATATCAAAGCTGCTTTTCAGGTTATATTagacagacaaaagaaaagtaaaaactgtaGAAATATGTAAGGGGGCacagtttttgtctgtttttctggtTACGGTTCAGTCTAAGGGTTGGAGTTCACCTTTACTAAGTCTTACcaactattttttaaagaattattggTTTCTTCAAGTTGAAAAGGCTGGTTGGGAGCTTATTGCTactgtaaaagtattcatacttgTTGAACTTTTGGTGATGTTACCACCACAAACTTGACTGCTTCTTATTATGatttatgtgacaaaccaacaaaaagtagagtcaaaatgtgaagtggaagataAAAGTGATCCaggttttaacataaataaaaaattagaacCTGACATTTTGTATTCGTCACCATTTAGTTTGATCCCTTAAAAAACTCCAACTGCCTTATTAAAGCATGGCTCCATTAATCCCATTAGAACCTCATCAACCTGTCAGCAGGTCAAACTCTGCAGAAAACGCTTTCTTTACTGTCTAAGCTATGATCAGTGTTGCTGAGGTCACAAATGGTCACCACAGCCGACTGTAAGCTGCTTGTTTATTTGCACACAGAGCATTTACACTGAACATGTGTCTTATGTTGAGGTTTAAAGATGATTCCACTTTAACAAGAGGTTGCTCAGGAGTAAACGTTTCATCATCAATTTCCTTAACTAAAGAGACTCAAAGTTATCAGTCACTGTCACTGGGTAATGAGTCTATAAGGAATTACTTCAACAGCTGAGGAAATTCTAGGCTGCATGCTTTTCCATGTCCATGGTGCATGGAAAAAGTTGTGGGAAGTCTAGGTATTCACCTTGGTGTTTCTCACTTCCTGACCCTCCTCATTTAATGGGACATTGTTCTCGTTGAGGCAGCTACCCCAAAGGCAGGAAGGTACAGTCAGAGCCATGGAAAATAGATGAACGAGGTACGTCATCATTCTAAGcatgtgtaggggtgtgtgtgtgagtgtgtgttgttGTCAAGGCAAGGCATTGAGACATAGTTTTGCCCACATTGCTTGCAAAACACAAGCAGGCAATTTCCATATCTAACTCAGCCCCAGATTACAAAATAATTGCTGGGAGGAAAGTTCAGGAGAAGTGTTTGGAGTAGAGGAGCAGACTTCTCTCTAAAGCCCAAACACGTCGCTATGTCttataaataacagaaaataactgaGCCCCTGTGGTTCTCAAAGTTTGATCTGTGACTgccaatgaaaaacaaaacatatttgtatATCAATTTTAGAGATTTTGAGATATTCCTATATATAATGCATTTGCTAGAGATATACATTTAGCCCTATAGTTGGTTATCATTAGTCACACGGAAACTTTGTGtgtttcataaaacaaacaaacaaaaaacaaacaaacagaaaagctaaattttttatgcaaatttggATTTGTGAGTATAAAATCTGAAGTAACATAGATTCtgattttttgcctttttgttgaGTCATTTATGAATAAATTGCTCCACTTATGCTAATTTGATAcaaaaatacaatcatttattattattttattgtagtaAAAGCCAATATTAACTGCAGTCCACACCACGCATTGCaaatattctgcttttctttaaagcaaacaaataaagtaaaaaaaaaaagaaacgttaaTTTCTTTGCCTACACtacatgttttctttgaggCCAATAGTGTTGTTAGCATTCTGATATGTAATGAAGTGGTAACGTTACAGTCCATGTAACAACAGTtaatcaataaaacatacaaCTTTGAGGGGATTTGGATAgcatgactaaaaaaaaatatttaaaaaaatttatttttgaatttgaatgaatgaattcattgctctattaaattaaaaggaACATGGAAGCTTCCCCCAAGATTACACAACCTGTTGAATTTGAttccatttgcatgttttaatgcCAATGTTCtgggaaaaatgtctcattACTTATCCTAGAGAACctggttgtgtttttaatttttcagctgACTGATTCATTGTGTAGATTAAGCACTATGAACACACTGCAGATAGTTATGGCTTTGGATTAAAGGTAAAAATGAACAGcatcataaaacagaaagaactgCATGAGGTTTTATGTGAATGTTTTATGTGAATGAGTGcagagaaaaccttttaaaatgattttacataGCCGAGATAAGGACTTCATATAACATTTGGGTACTATGGACGGAAAGTTTGGCAATAAAGTAGTCAACAATTAATCCTGATATTGAACCAAATTCATTCTCTCAAGTTTTTGCGTAGCAGCTCAAAATCTGGAATTTTGACTGCAGGCATGAAAtcaccaaccaaccaaccaaccaaccaaccaaccaaccaaccaaccaaccaaccaaccaaccaaccaaccaaccaaccaaccaaccaaccaaccaaacaaacaaacaaacaaacaaacaaacaaacaaacaaacaaaaaaccaatTACAAAAGAGGGATTGCAAAGTGAATATTCTGGGCTGGTCTGAGTCCCTCAATAATCCAAAAATGATTGTCTTCAGCAGGTCTCTGCAGCAGACCATGGTAGCACCAGTTTGAAATCAGAAAACTAAAGTGCTACTGTAAGTAAAGAGGAAGCTGATATTGCCCTCATCCAACACAGATGTATTTAACATCTCAGGAATGTTGGATGTAAGTTTGGACCTCTGGGCTTTTTGAAGGGTCAACAAACACTGAGGAAAAGCCCTGGTTTCATAAAGAGTAATCTGAAGCAGTGGAATGTACTCCGACTGCCTCCTTGGCCTAAAGTCACACAAAGCATCATAAGGTGCCTTCCAAAGCTGTGGAACATTATGagctaaatgaaaaactgaCTAATAGTCTAACTACCTATACATCACTAGATGTCACCATGACAACTTGGTGCCATACATGAACAAACTATAGTTTCTTCAATGAAAAAAAGGCCTTAAGCTGttcaggggtgtgtgtgtgtgtgtgtgttgatgtgttgTGTTTGTTGGTGATACCAAAAAGCTACTGACTGGTTTTTATCCAGCATATGTGCTTCtaaaagtgtgtgtctgtgtcgcTCCTCCTCACTGCTGGCCAGGCAGCATGAGGAGCTGTTTGTATCTGAGTTTGGGATAATAAGCACAACATAGGAGCTTCTCACACTGCAGCCACTCaccaggcagagagagagagagagagagagagagagagagagagagagagagagagagagagagagagagagagaggaatcCTGCGGTAACACACCCAGCTCTGTTTCTGGTTTCCTTTAAACTCAAACCACCTAAACTCCCCTTCCagatgtatgtgtgtgtacgtgtgtttTGATTTGACATTCCATCACACACATGCAGGGTAGGATTTTCCAGCAGATCCCGGAAAACGGGGAATCCTCCTTTGGTCATCTCTGCTGATGTAGGAGGAAACCTGGAGCCTAGTCAAGGGCAGAGTTCTCTACTTCTGGAATTGCAAGAACGCAAATTAATTCACAAATTCATCTTAAAACTTACTGGTTGTCTACAGCTGTTAATTATGTTAATTCACATGGAAACACAGATAGCTATTGAATTTCATGAGTCATCATGTTCTCCCTGACCATAAATGCAGGCTTCCACATGGTCTGGCCACAACAAACTATGGTAACTATGGTAACTTTAACACATCACAGTTACAGTTCAGCAGCGACAGGATAGCAAAGGAGAAACATCAGTTGGGGTTTAGTTTGTCAGATAAAAGTTATCTTGTCCTGAACAAAATGGTATTCAACCTACAGCCTGCCAGGCATCTAGCTGAAAGAGGTGGACCAtttaggtcagaggtcatccaATCCAGGCCCAGGTTGGTGTGCTGTAACTTTTAGATCTATCCCCGGTCCAGCGTCACAGAATCAAACGACTGAATTGCCTCCTCAGTGGCAGCAGGGTCCttctaatgacctcattatttctCTAAGGTGTgaactcagctcctccagacgaGCGAcagcagcaactagcaaacacctggtggaaatg
It includes:
- the LOC102231628 gene encoding caveolae-associated protein 1-like, translated to MATMEALESSSAMLEPQTLTEVSDDELNLPASDEEDNALSAAKKDLHAMGTEEETNEDKDEVQASDTQVNGVMVLSLLDKIIGAVDQIQQTQSGLETRQQEMERTVTNIQGELTKLSKNHSTTSNSVNKMMEKVRKVSVNVKTVRATLEKQGGQIKKLENNEAELLKRRNFKVMVYQDDVKVPSKLSISKSLKVSESVSGSRGGSLLELKEAVEEPGEAVEGDKEDKPHVDLSSDEEGVEIEDTIEETRAERIKRTSLQRVQTLKTVFSKDKMDKTRAKTKENLEKTRQKTKENIEKTKQKTKENLEKTRQRTKENIEKTKQKTKENLEKTRHNIEKKMGKLGTRMSVNPERKQKIKTSGDKMKKAFTPDHVVYARSKSAVYKVPPFTFHVKKIREGEVEVVQGTEMVEVSREVEPIGGEDVEIDNTEVDIEMEMVNGGGDEEEHDEDEEEESHDALHEDDDDDKDSD